CCACCACCGCACGTCCCGCTCGGTCGCGGGCCCGAACCGCCCGAGCCACGCGCGGACGAGCGTCGCGCGGGCCTCGTGCTCGTCGAGCGGGTCGATCTCGGCGCCGAGCCAGTCGCGCGCGAGCACCCACGTCGGGCGGGACGCCGTCCAGCGGCCGAGGTTGCCCGCGCGCACGACGGTCCCGGCCGCCTGGAGGCACGTGAGCACGCGCGACGCGACCGAGAACGACCCGGCCCACGGCTTGTCGCCGCCGTACGCGACGCGCGCGTCGATCACCGCGAGCCGCTGGCGGAGCTGCGTGGACGTGAGCGGCTCGCCGCCCGCGAGCTCCGCGACCGTCGCGGCGACGGCCTCGTCGAACCAGCGCGCGCCGTCGGTCGCGAGCCCGGCGGCGACGACGTCCTTCTCCAGCCGGCGACGCTCGGTCGCCGCGACCTTCGCGCTGCACGCGGCCTGCACGACGGGCAGGACGTCGCGCGGGACGGCGAACAGCGTGCGGCGCATCGCGAGGTGCTTGACCAGGGTGCGGTCGGCGTAGAACGCGCGGTCGAGGTCCTCGACCGTGAAGCCGTCGGTGCGGGCCCACGCCGACAGGTAGAGGCCCGCCGGGTCGGTCGCGTGCAGGCACACGACGCTCGCGGCCGAGTCCTCGACCGTCGCGACCCGGTGGGCGGGCGCGAGCGCGTGCCGTCTGGCGAGCCGGGCGCGGCGCTCGGCGGTGTCGAGGTGCTGCACGCGCCGATCGTCGCAGGTGGCGCCGACGTCAGCCGACGAAGACGCAGAACGGGTGTCCGGACGGGTCGGCGTACACGCGCAGCGGCTCGTCGGGGTCGTCGGTGCGGTCGAACAGGACGCGGGCACCGAGCGCGAGCGCGCGCTCGTGGGCGGCGTCGAGCGAGGCGACGTCGGGCACGCTGCTGTCGAGGTGGAGCTGCTGCGGGACCGTGTGGTCGGGCCACGTCGACGGCGGCAGGTGCTCGACCTTCTGGAACGCGAGCGGGACCCCCTCGCCGCCGCGCAGGACGAGCCAGTCGTCGCCGTTCGGGTCGGGCTCGCCGGGTGCGGGCGGCTCGTCGCCGTCGCGGTACGTGAGGCCGAAGAGCTCGCGGTAGAACTCGGCCAGCCCGCGGGGGTCCGTGGTGTCGAGGACGACCTGACGGATGACGGGACGGACGTCGGGCATCGGGGACCACCTCCGCGGGCCACACTGGTGCCGCGTGCGGGCTCCCGCCACTCGGCGACTGCTCACCGCGCGACCGGCGCGGTCGATCTACTTACTGACCAGTTGGTAATTGTTCGCTAGACTCCTGCGACGCTCGAATCGATTCGCCCGCGCGTCGACGCACGCACGCCCCGCCCGTCCCGCCCTGCACCGCCGCCGTGAGAGGACCCGTCCGTGCCGCACCCGTACCAGGACCCCGCGCTCCCTGTCGCCGAGCGCGTCGCCGACCTCGTCGGCCGGATGACCCTCCCCGAGAAGGTCGGCCAGATGATGCAGCTCGACGCGCGCGCGGACGTCCGCAGCCTCGTCGAGGACATGCACGTCGGCTCGATCCTGCACGCCTCGCCCGAGCACCTGCACGAGGCCGTCGAGCTCACCGCGCAGACGCGGCTCCAGATCCCGCTGCTCGTCGGCGAGGACTGCATCCACGGCCACTCGTTCTTCGAGGGCGCCACGATCTACCCCACGCAGCTCGGCATGGCGGCCTCGTGGGATCGCTCCCTCGCCGAGCGCGTCGCCCGCGCGACCGCCGTCGAGGTCGCCGCGACCGGCATCCACTGGACCTTCTCGCCCGTCCTGTGCATCACGCGCGACCTGCGCTGGGGCCGCGTCGACGAGACGTTCGGCGAGGACCCGTTCCTCATCGGCGAGCTCGCGTCCGCGATGGTCGCGGGCTACCAGGGCGACGGGCTGCACGACCCGACCGCGATCCTCGCGACCGCCAAGCACTTCGCCGGGTACTCCGAGACGCAGGGCGGGCGCGACGCGTCCGAGGCCGACATCAGCCACCGCAAGCTCCGGTCCTGGTTCCTGCCGCCGTTCGAGCGCGTCGCGCGCGAGGGCTGCCGCACCTTCATGCTCGGCTACCAGTCGACCGACGGCGTGCCCGTCACCATCAACGACTGGCTGCTGTCCGACGTGCTGCGGGGCGAGTGGGGCTACACCGGGACGCTCATCACCGACTGGGACAACGTCGGCCGCATGGTCTGGGAGCAGCACATCCAGCCCGACCACGCGCACGCCGCGGCCGCCGCCGTCAACGCCGGCAACGACATGGTGATGACGACCCCGCAGTTCTTCGCGGGCGCGCAGGAGGCCGTCGCCGCCGGGATGCTCGACGAGTCCGCGATCGACGCGGCCGTCGCCCGCATCCTCACCCTCAAGTTCGAGCTCGGGCTGTTCGAGGACCCGCGCCGTCCCGACCCCGCGCGCCAGGCCGAGGTCATCGCGTCCGCCGAGCACACCGCGCTCAACGTCGAGGTCGCCCGCCGCTCGCTCGTCCTGCTCACCAACGACGGCACGCTCCCGCTCGCAGGCGGGCTCACCGCCGACGCCGGCTCGGGCCGCGCGCTCCCCGCCGACCGCCCGCGCCGCGTCGCCGTCGTCGGACCCAACGCCGACGACCCCGACACCACGCTCGGCGACTGGGCCGGCCGCTCCGGCCAGGCCGACTGGCTGCCCGACGGCCACCCGCGACACATGATCTCGACCGTCCTCGACGGCCTGCGCGACCACGTGCCCGCCGACTGGACCGTGACGCACGCGCGCGGCGCCGACATCCT
The sequence above is a segment of the Cellulomonas fimi genome. Coding sequences within it:
- a CDS encoding VOC family protein, which produces MPDVRPVIRQVVLDTTDPRGLAEFYRELFGLTYRDGDEPPAPGEPDPNGDDWLVLRGGEGVPLAFQKVEHLPPSTWPDHTVPQQLHLDSSVPDVASLDAAHERALALGARVLFDRTDDPDEPLRVYADPSGHPFCVFVG
- a CDS encoding winged helix DNA-binding domain-containing protein, with product MQHLDTAERRARLARRHALAPAHRVATVEDSAASVVCLHATDPAGLYLSAWARTDGFTVEDLDRAFYADRTLVKHLAMRRTLFAVPRDVLPVVQAACSAKVAATERRRLEKDVVAAGLATDGARWFDEAVAATVAELAGGEPLTSTQLRQRLAVIDARVAYGGDKPWAGSFSVASRVLTCLQAAGTVVRAGNLGRWTASRPTWVLARDWLGAEIDPLDEHEARATLVRAWLGRFGPATERDVRWWLGSTLRDVRRALADVRAVEVTLDGGVTGWVLPDDVDRVGPVEPWVALLPWLDPTTMGWTERDWYVGPHRSQVYDSVGNGGAAIWVDGRITGAWTVTPAGEVALYPLEDVGREAAAAVEAEAERLSAWLAGTSVVPRFPAPLVGGRTT
- a CDS encoding glycoside hydrolase family 3 N-terminal domain-containing protein, producing the protein MPHPYQDPALPVAERVADLVGRMTLPEKVGQMMQLDARADVRSLVEDMHVGSILHASPEHLHEAVELTAQTRLQIPLLVGEDCIHGHSFFEGATIYPTQLGMAASWDRSLAERVARATAVEVAATGIHWTFSPVLCITRDLRWGRVDETFGEDPFLIGELASAMVAGYQGDGLHDPTAILATAKHFAGYSETQGGRDASEADISHRKLRSWFLPPFERVAREGCRTFMLGYQSTDGVPVTINDWLLSDVLRGEWGYTGTLITDWDNVGRMVWEQHIQPDHAHAAAAAVNAGNDMVMTTPQFFAGAQEAVAAGMLDESAIDAAVARILTLKFELGLFEDPRRPDPARQAEVIASAEHTALNVEVARRSLVLLTNDGTLPLAGGLTADAGSGRALPADRPRRVAVVGPNADDPDTTLGDWAGRSGQADWLPDGHPRHMISTVLDGLRDHVPADWTVTHARGADILTLQPDPAGAFFPDGQPRPPVVVPADVDDTLIAEAVAAAQDADYVVAVVGDRIELVGEGRSTATLDLIGGQVALLDALEATGTPLVVVVVASKPLVLPPSAHRAAAILWAANPGMRGGQAVAEVLLGLVEPTGRLPISFAAHVGQQPTYYNQIPGQHGDRYADLTQRQPFAFGEGLSYTTVAYSDLRVSTPEVGVDDTVRAQVTVSNTGDRPTRETVQVYVRDVVTSVTWAEKELKAYRQVDLAPGESVVVDLTLPVADCTIVDRRERRVVEPGAFDLLVGPSSRDEALLKARFTVA